Proteins encoded together in one Kribbella voronezhensis window:
- a CDS encoding ATP-dependent DNA helicase has protein sequence MRELLEAAVSGIGGQTRPGQVEMAEAVNGAMEDGSHLLVQAGTGTGKSLGYLVPALLHALEDRRVVVSTATLALQSQLVDRDVPALLEATEKLLPRRPAYAIQKGRNNYACLHRIREGAPDDDGMLIDIPPAGPVGQQVLELRDWAEQQLLDGEAGDRDHAPTHQYQAWQQVAIAARECLGAQKCPYGDECFAEKAKEQARKADIVITNHALLSIDAFENRTVLPEHDVVVIDEAHELPARVTGAAGAELSPQMVERAAKRARRFVDDDHADDLIDASDALRAALDETREGRIEAANGVVLEAAGLVRDAARSVYSDLNKKSDDADNDPDGAKRQSKGAVKEIFDVAERVAALSDLDVVWLVDRERFGRELRIAPLTVAGLLRELVLKDRTVVLTSATLTLGGDFDAIARQVGLRPSDKLADGDEMPSVDADSDTGPLPWRGLDVGSPFEYEKQGILYVAKHLPPPHRDGLGKKQFEEIIDLITAAGGRTLGLFSSRRAAEAATAAVREATDLKVLCQGDAQLGELAREFIEDPETSLFGTLSLWQGIDVPGSTCNLVIIDRVPFPRPDEPLMAARQRAVDEAGGNGFMAVAATHAALLLAQGTGRLIRRTSDRGVVAILDPRIVTARYGGYLRASLPPMWPTADREKVLGALKRLQDT, from the coding sequence GTGCGTGAACTGCTGGAGGCCGCGGTCTCCGGTATCGGTGGTCAGACGCGTCCTGGCCAGGTGGAAATGGCCGAGGCGGTCAACGGGGCGATGGAAGACGGATCCCATCTCCTCGTCCAAGCCGGCACCGGAACGGGGAAGTCACTCGGGTACTTGGTGCCCGCGTTGCTGCATGCCTTGGAGGACCGCCGCGTAGTGGTGTCGACAGCGACGCTGGCGCTCCAGTCGCAGCTGGTCGACCGCGATGTGCCGGCCCTGCTGGAGGCGACGGAGAAGCTGTTGCCGCGCCGCCCGGCGTACGCGATCCAGAAGGGCCGGAACAACTACGCCTGCCTGCACCGGATCCGCGAAGGCGCGCCCGATGACGACGGCATGCTGATCGACATCCCGCCGGCCGGACCTGTCGGCCAGCAGGTGCTGGAGTTGCGCGACTGGGCCGAGCAGCAGTTGCTCGACGGCGAGGCGGGGGATCGCGATCACGCGCCCACCCATCAGTACCAGGCCTGGCAGCAGGTGGCGATCGCCGCCCGCGAGTGTCTCGGCGCCCAGAAATGCCCGTACGGCGACGAGTGCTTCGCCGAGAAGGCGAAAGAGCAGGCCCGCAAGGCCGACATCGTGATCACCAACCACGCACTGCTCTCGATCGACGCCTTCGAGAACAGAACCGTGCTGCCCGAGCACGACGTGGTCGTCATCGACGAGGCGCACGAACTTCCCGCCCGGGTGACCGGCGCGGCCGGCGCCGAACTGTCGCCACAGATGGTCGAGCGCGCCGCCAAACGCGCCCGCCGGTTCGTCGACGACGACCACGCGGACGACCTCATCGACGCCTCCGACGCGCTGCGGGCCGCTTTGGACGAGACTCGTGAGGGGCGGATCGAAGCAGCGAACGGCGTTGTCCTCGAAGCCGCCGGTCTGGTCCGCGACGCCGCGCGTTCTGTGTACTCCGACCTGAACAAGAAGTCCGACGACGCCGACAACGATCCCGACGGCGCCAAGCGGCAGTCCAAGGGCGCGGTGAAGGAGATCTTCGACGTCGCCGAGCGGGTCGCCGCGCTGAGCGACCTGGACGTGGTCTGGCTGGTCGACCGCGAGCGCTTCGGCCGCGAGCTCCGGATCGCGCCGCTGACGGTGGCCGGCCTGCTTCGCGAGCTGGTCCTCAAGGACCGGACCGTTGTCCTCACCTCGGCGACGCTGACGCTCGGCGGTGACTTCGACGCGATCGCGCGCCAGGTCGGGCTGCGACCGTCCGACAAACTGGCCGACGGCGACGAGATGCCTTCTGTCGACGCCGACTCCGACACCGGCCCGCTGCCGTGGCGTGGGCTCGACGTCGGCTCCCCGTTCGAGTACGAGAAACAGGGGATTCTGTACGTCGCCAAGCATCTGCCGCCGCCGCATCGCGACGGGCTGGGCAAGAAGCAGTTCGAGGAGATCATCGACCTGATCACGGCCGCTGGTGGCCGGACGCTCGGATTGTTCTCGTCGCGCCGGGCAGCCGAGGCCGCGACCGCCGCTGTGCGCGAGGCGACCGACCTGAAGGTGCTCTGCCAGGGCGACGCGCAATTGGGTGAGTTGGCCCGCGAGTTCATCGAGGACCCGGAGACGTCACTGTTCGGCACCTTGTCGCTGTGGCAGGGCATCGACGTGCCGGGCTCGACCTGCAACCTGGTGATCATCGACCGGGTGCCGTTCCCGCGTCCCGACGAACCGCTGATGGCGGCCCGGCAACGAGCCGTCGACGAGGCGGGCGGGAACGGCTTCATGGCCGTCGCCGCGACCCATGCCGCGCTGCTGCTCGCCCAGGGGACCGGCCGGCTGATCCGGCGTACGTCCGACCGGGGCGTCGTGGCGATCCTGGACCCACGGATCGTGACCGCGCGGTACGGCGGTTATCTGCGCGCCTCCTTGCCACCGATGTGGCCGACCGCCGATCGTGAGAAGGTGCTCGGCGCGCTGAAACGACTCCAGGACACCTGA